A region of Trichoplusia ni isolate ovarian cell line Hi5 chromosome 23, tn1, whole genome shotgun sequence DNA encodes the following proteins:
- the LOC113504962 gene encoding RRP15-like protein — MVVATNMNKPVLKVSMDSDSESSSEEESETSENEIENGDNAPEELDEDIEDGVEADAESDASDEEGNPSDQGEGHTSDADDSNASDLDDSNASGEEESKSVLMTNEGWADSVAKILGSSKPKNKKTLVLSRAKKHADIVKTVKEEKPAFEIIDEKGEKKPVVKKEEPVETSEPPAKKVKHEKASIRMKPNILEKDRERLLSKIATKGVVQLFNAVRNQQKTLEKEMDRNDLSEGKKEKILKKFDKRTFLDTLMGQSKSIIVDEATKVAKNEVKDEDAPKWSALRDDFMMGAKMKDWDKESVDE; from the exons atggtaGTAGCCACAAACATGAATAAACCTGTACTAAAAGTATCAA tggATTCCGATTCCGAATCCTCAAGTGAGGAGGAATCTGAAACATCAGAAAACGAAATTGAAAATGGAGATAATGCACCAGAAGAACTAGATGAAGATATTGAAGATGGAGTTGAAGCTGATGCTGAAAGTGATGCTTCAGATGAAGAAGGAAATCCCTCAGACCAAGGAGAAGGCCATACCTCCGACGCAGATGACAGCAATGCTTCAGACCTGGATGATAGTAATGCCTCAGGTGAAGAAGAAAGCAAAAGTGTACTAATGACCAATGAAGGATGGGCCGACTCTGTAGCAAAAATCCTGGGATCAAGTAAACCGAAAAACAAGAAGACTTTAGTTTTATCAAGAGCCAAGAAACATGCAGATATAGTCAAGACTGTTAAAGAAGAGAAACCAGCTTTTGAAATTATTGATGAGAAAGGAGAAAAGAAACCAGTTGTCAAGAAGGAGGAGCCAGTAGAGACAAGTGAACCACCAGCTAAGAAAGTG AAACATGAAAAAGCATCAATACGGATGAAACCCAACATCCTAGAAAAGGATAGAGAGAGACTATTATCAAAAATAGCTACAAAAGGTGTAGTTCAACTATTCAATGCTGTAAGAAATCAACAGAAAACTCTTGAAAAAGAAATGGACAGGAATGACTTGTCGGAAGGTAAAAAGGAGAAGATTTTAAAGAAGTTTGACAAGAGAACCTTTTTGGATACTCTTATGGGACAAAGCAAGTCGATCATTGTTGATGAGGCAACTAAGGTTGCTAAGAATGAGGTGAAAGATGAAGATGCGCCAAAGTGGAGTgctttaag gGATGACTTTATGATGGGCGCCAAAATGAAAGATTGGGATAAAGAATCAGTGGAtgaatga
- the LOC113504963 gene encoding DDB1- and CUL4-associated factor 5-like — translation MANIASPLPYLNRREYGLLPDIKSQFFNKRLNAAKNLYRRDLVCHFGCVNAIEFSSNGEYLVSGGDDRRVMLWHFGQAILDRGKPEPMKAAHQSNIFCLGITNDNQKIYSGGNDDIVIVHDLESKSPLEVLRHQRAVCSLSIDPFNERVVSTAGNDGRLLLFDTRQSVHESLVVSRSRKAFHGVMFHPTQVGMLVSANARDGVALWDLRTPKHPVLRYAGNNGTCQNSMSVRFNSAGTHILALRRRQVPVLYAVHSPNPVAEFFHQDYYNSCTMKSCSFAGEGDQFVLSGSDDFNLYMWKIPEGGGAGSDIEVEPPHIVLYGHRSIVNQVRYNPHYCLIASSGVEKIIKVWSALEFPKMRGALLEEAQGSDNPREIYSHEDYVSLVHHSGQHISHNYAEQSTSEDPRMMAFFDSLVQRELECLAEETDSLDGSSSGRSVHDSESDSSDTDQIVVDFLPLPPKRANQNGNRSQRCPNRLARLVASRYSKNLRSQKRGTLRRSKQSRVSLGKSSSKYVGGTSAKGKRTSLRRSRGPRRAPAPRAPAPRPAPRAPARPSAPSSERTDSDEPAHCLFRNSGRIIRPLRRRMNLTRTAKRKSKATGYRKVINIRNNGAAMAQDSSDNNNFNSFDNFDDNLAQPSTSTGYRGQNASALFRIAEVDSDDDQSVGSRPISPRNQNNNQNIPQNLVSIIPTPMNGSRDSLGDSLRAEPPESESNNSSPPPENRRMNLRRVRRNGRLSLQRSDSSESPPPKDPRERASTSMAEHTPRLGHNRTVTRLMNETNESELESSCSTESSMWHPPDTMGTPDSGVGTVVGSSTRNSQPHADDVSDDPDYQALKFRQRVKKARRNYRNHMDSDSN, via the exons ATGGCGAATATTGCGAGCCCTCTACCTTATCTAAATAGAAGGGAATATGGGCTCTTACCTGATATTAAATCACAATTCTTCAACAAACGTTTAAACGCAGCTAAAAATTTGTATCGACGAGATCTTGTGTGCCATTTTGGTTGTGTTAATGCTATCGAGTTTTCCAGTAATGGCGAATATCTTGTATCAG GTGGCGATGACAGGAGGGTTATGCTCTGGCATTTCGGGCAGGCCATATTGGACCGGGGCAAACCAGAGCCCATGAAGGCTGCCCACCAGTCCAACATCTTCTGCCTCGGCATCACTAATGATAACCAGAAGATTTATTCAGGGGGCAATGAtgatatt gtGATAGTCCACGATCTAGAGAGTAAGAGCCCGCTAGAAGTGTTGCGGCATCAGCGCGCGGTCTGCAGCCTGAGCATAGATCCGTTCAACGAGCGCGTGGTCTCCACTGCCGGCAATGATGGCCGCTTGCTACTGTTTGATACCAGGCAGTCTGTACATG AATCCCTGGTGGTATCTCGCAGCAGGAAAGCTTTCCACGGCGTCATGTTCCATCCCACTCAGGTTGGAATGCTCGTGTCGGCTAACGCCCGCGATGGCGTCGCCTTATGGGATCTCCGTACACCTAAACA CCCGGTCCTCCGCTACGCCGGCAACAACGGCACCTGTCAGAACAGCATGAGCGTCCGCTTCAACTCCGCCGGCACTCACATCTTGGCCCTCCGCCGTCGACAAGTACCGGTCCTATACGCCGTGCACTCTCCCAACCCCGTAGCCGAGTTCTTCCATCAGGACTACTATAATTCGTGCACCATGAAGAGCTGTTCGTTCGCCGGGGAAGGGGACCAGTTTGTCCTGTCCGGATCTGAtgactttaatttatatatgtgGAAGATTCCTGAAGGCGGTGGTGCTGGTAGTG ATATAGAGGTGGAGCCCCCACACATAGTCCTGTACGGACACCGGTCCATCGTGAACCAAGTGCGGTATAACCCCCACTACTGCCTGATTGCCTCCTCGGGGGTCGAGAAAATTATCAAG GTGTGGTCAGCTCTAGAGTTCCCAAAGATGCGCGGCGCTTTACTAGAGGAGGCCCAGGGCTCCGACAACCCGCGGGAAATATACAGCCACGAAGATTACGTGTCGCTCGTACATCATAGTGGACAG CACATATCTCATAACTACGCCGAACAATCGACGAGCGAGGATCCCCGTATGATGGCATTCTTCGACTCGCTGGTACAGCGGGAGCTGGAATGCCTCGCTGAGGAGACGGATTCCCTTGACGGGTCCAGTTCGGGCAGATCTGTCCACGACAGCGAATCCGACTCGTCAGACACCGACCAGATTGTGGTTGACTTCTTACCGCTGCCGCCGAAAAGAG CGAATCAAAACGGCAATCGCAGCCAGCGATGCCCCAACAGGCTCGCGCGGCTCGTGGCTTCACGCTATTCTAAAAATTTGAGATCCCAGAAAAGAGGAACCCTTAG ACGAAGCAAGCAGTCCCGTGTATCGCTGGGCAAGTCGAGCAGCAAGTACGTGGGCGGGACGAGCGCGAAGGGCAAGCGCACGTCGCTGCGGCGGTCGCggggcccgcgccgcgcccccgcgccccgcgcccccgcgccgcgccctgcgccccgcgcccccgcgcgcCCCTCCGCGCCCTCCAGCGAGAGGACCGACTCCGACGAGCCCGCGCACTGCCTCTTCAGGAACTCTGGCAGG ATCATCCGACCTCTGCGACGCCGTATGAACCTCACAAGGACCGCTAAAAGGAAAAGTAAAGCCACTGGTTATAgaaaagttattaatataaggAATAATG GCGCTGCCATGGCACAAGATAGtagtgataataataatttcaacagTTTCGACAACTTTGACGATAATTTAGCTCAACCCAGCACAAGCACAG GTTACAGAGGACAAAATGCATCAGCATTATTCCGAATAGCAGAAGTCGACTCTGACGATGACCAGTCGGTGGGCAGCCGCCCCATATCTCCTAGAAACCAAAACAACAACCAGAACATTCCTCAAAACCTCGTTAGCATCATCCCAACACCGATGAATGGTTCTCGGGACTCGCTTGGAGACTCCCTGAGGGCCGAACCGCCGGAGTCAGAAAGTAATAACTCTTCGCCACCGCCAGAGAACAGGAGGATGAATTTGCGTCGAGTGAGGAGAAACGGACGCCTCAGCTTGCAGAGGTCAGATTCCAGCGAATCGCCGCCTCCTAAAGACCCAAGGGAACGCGCCAGCACCTCCATGGCAGAACACACTCCCAGACTAGGACACAATAGGACTGTCACAAGGCTCATGAATGAAACAAACGAAAGCGAGCTGGAAAGCAGCTGTAGTACGGAGAGCAGTATGTGGCACCCCCCAGACACGATGGGTACACCAGACAGCGGAGTGGGGACTGTCGTAGGCAGCAGTACGCGCAACTCCCAACCCCACGCCGACGACGTGTCTGACGACCCGGACTACCAAGCACTGAAGTTCCGGCAACGGGTCAAAAAGGCCCGACGGAATTACAGAAATCACATGGATTCTGACTCAAATTGA
- the LOC113504936 gene encoding zinc finger protein-like 1 homolog, whose amino-acid sequence MGLCKCPKRRVTNQFCFEHRVNVCEFCMVTSHPKCIIQSYLQWLQDSDYNPICEICTKSLSEGECIRLTCYHVFHWTCAEARYRALPRTTAPAGYQCPSCATPVFPPPNLVSPVADELREKLAGVNWARAGLGLPLLSEDQDMKGAAGRRSQSPIDHHSPYYTSTVDSQRGTPVGASDDESNSRSANGTPHSIVQITDEPVNIYDNTSIKRNDSLQGGQAPRKSIKSNEPPKLTTNFDHDENKYKQKSTFAWISRWWKNSLPSSRVRRAGGIYRRYWIMLFVFIAVVVVLVLLSRRDVDEENPFGFIHDDDKRILQKN is encoded by the exons ATGGGCTTGTGTAAATGTCCAAAGAGACGGGTTACAAATCAGTTTTGCTTTGAGCACAgagtaaatgtttgtgaattttGTATGGTGACGAGTCACCCGAAG tgcATCATACAGTCATATTTGCAATGGTTACAAGACAGTGATTACAACCCAATATGTGAAATTTGCACAAAAAGTTTGAGCGAAGGCGAATGTATTCGTCTGACTTGTTATC ATGTATTTCACTGGACATGTGCAGAAGCACGCTACAGAGCTTTGCCTCGTACAACAGCACCAGCTGGGTACCAGTGCCCGTCTTGTGCGACCCCTGTGTTCCCTCCACCCAACCTAGTCTCCCCTGTTGCTGATGAGCTCCGAGAAAAACTGGCCGGTGTCAACTGGGCAAGGGCTGGCTTGGGTCTACCATTG CTTTCAGAAGACCAAGACATGAAAGGCGCAGCGGGGCGCCGCAGCCAATCGCCCATCGACCACCACTCGCCCTACTACACCAGTACGGTGGACAGCCAGCGGGGCACGCCAGTCGGAGCCAGCGATGACGAGTCAAACAGCCGCTCAGCCAACGGCACGCCACATTCCATCGTCCAGATCACAGACGAACCAGTCAACATTTATGATAACACCTCCATCAAGAGAAATGATAGTTTGCAAG GTGGTCAGGCTCCAAGAAAAAGCATCAAATCAAACGAGCCTCCGAAACTGACGACAAACTTTGATCACgacgaaaataaatacaaacagaaGTCTACTTTCGCATGGATCAGCAGATGGTGGAA GAACTCACTCCCATCTTCTCGAGTGCGAAGAGCCGGAGGTATCTACAGGCGTTATTGGATCATGCTATTCGTTTTCATAGCGGTAGTAGTGGTCCTCGTGCTCCTTAGCCGCAGAGACGTCGACGAGGAAAACCCCTTCGGTTTCATACATGATGATGACAAAAGAATACTACAGAAAAACTAA
- the LOC113504935 gene encoding 28S ribosomal protein S5, mitochondrial-like, whose product MTTKILTLGNILSRPISILIKQNNVTPNLKTSFSTSSVACVNFFNKLPAEKLWKSVTSVSNAGAKKGRGKGAGRIRIRDLNRGQVIGVGRSSMLWPGLSAPVIRGRELLKQQRLPDDPERLEKLIKIRDSMTKFRRLKLSPIERGWSGMKMPGRSLGPPDPVGEDHFTGFDTKVLQLRSLLIMKGSLGRTRNFQAMVVTGNGQGLAGFGLGRAKEMPAALRKARNRAGQKLMHFEIYNGHTIYHDFYTAFGKTKIFVQKKNEGYGLMCHRAIKEICQAIGIKDLRAKVEGSNNLQHIVKAFFIGLLQQRTHQQLAEEKKLHLVEYRSENEYFPKVVASPSEVRTKEELLTNETLDFTQYVMNNKVILKKKKYPRFYETMPHYKIYLKKYEKYRNHEKIRRNLKVEYGEVKSFLTDKYPEKAEQEAQ is encoded by the exons ATgaccacaaaaatattaactctTGGGAACATTCTAAGCAGACCTATTAGTATTctcatcaaacaaaataatgtaacacCTAACCTAAAAACCAGTTTCAGTACTTCTTCTGTGGCTTGTGTAAACTTCTTCAATAAAT TGCCTGCAGAAAAGCTGTGGAAGTCAGTAACATCCGTAAGTAATGCTGGAGCCAAGAAGGGTCGTGGTAAAGGTGCGGGTCGCATTCGGATCCGTGACCTGAACAGAGGCCAAGTTATTGGTGTGGGTAGGTCTAGTATGTTGTGGCCTGGTCTCTCAGCACCTGTGATCAGGGGTAGAGAACTGCTGAAGCAGCAAAGACTGCCTGATGACCCGGAGAG ACTGGAGAAATTAATAAAGATCCGAGACTCAATGACAAAGTTCCGTCGTCTCAAACTTAGTCCCATTGAGAGAGGTTGGTCTGGCATGAAGATGCCTGGACGCAGCCTTGGACCTCCAGATCCAGTTGGTGAAG atCACTTTACTGGTTTTGACACTAAAGTACTTCAGCTGAGGTCACTTCTTATCATGAAGGGAAGTCTTGGCCGCACCAGGAACTTTCAAGCtatg gtggTAACTGGAAATGGCCAAGGCTTGGCTGGTTTTGGTCTTGGCAGAGCAAAGGAAATGCCAGCTGCTCTAAGGAAAGCTAGGAACAGGGCTGGTCAGAAGCTTATGCATTTTGAAATTTACAATGGACACACAA TCTACCACGACTTTTACACGGCCTTCGGAAAAACCAAGATCTTTGTTCAGAAGAAAAATGAAGGATATGGTCTGATGTGCCACAGGGCAATCAAGGAGATCTGTCAAGCTATTGGTATTAAAGACTTGAGAGCCAAGGTCGAGGGGTCGAACAATCTGCAGCATATTGTAAAAGCGTTCTTCATTGGTCTTCTGCAAcag AGAACTCACCAACAACTAGCCGAGGAGAAAAAGCTTCACCTAGTCGAATACAGGTCAGAAAACGAATACTTCCCAAAAGTGGTCGCCAGTCCGTCCGAAGTTAGAACGAAGGAGGAACTTCTCACAAACGAGACTTTAGACTTCACTCAGTACGTCATGAACAACAAAGTCATTCTCAAGAAGAAGAAGTACCCTCGCTTCTATGAGACCATGCCCCATTACAAGATATATCTTAAGAAGTATGAGAAGTATAGGAACCATGAGAAAATACGGCGCAACCTGAAGGTCGAATACGGAGAAGTCAAGAGCTTCCTCACAGACAAATACCCAGAGAAAGCGGAACAGGAAGCCCAATAG